In Gammaproteobacteria bacterium, one DNA window encodes the following:
- the dacB gene encoding D-alanyl-D-alanine carboxypeptidase/D-alanyl-D-alanine-endopeptidase, whose product MPRLYFCFSLLLLQSILPVTAFSHGLPPAVKQKLQQLAIPESAIGVYVQEIGRNQPIVTVNADAAMNPASVMKLLTTYAGLELLGPAYTWPTMLYANGQLVDGVLHGDLIIKGYGDPKLDLENFWLLIHHLRQTGLHEIKGNLILDHSHYDIPVDDPGEFDGQPYRTYNVLPEALLVNYRTSTIHLFPEPEKNAVRVVIDPLPESVRVQNNLKLTQGKCGDWQNQLMIEVVPGTEDKNNFTVALNGSFSRRCEKQSYMLSLQDSAVYTRDLFKRLWAQQGGLFHGDVVLGKTPQQLSPLKIYQSPPLADIIRGINKFSNNIAARQLYLTLGTGDVVINNAPATLAKSETAIRQWLASKQLNFSELVVENGSGLSRKEQISARHLGQLLLTAFNSPVMPEFISSLPIAAVDGTLKNRFTDTPVKGLAHMKTGALNNVRALAGYLLDKSGRRVIIVFFVNHEQAGQSRAAMDTLVQWIYNRP is encoded by the coding sequence ATGCCTCGTCTTTATTTCTGCTTTAGTCTGTTGCTTCTGCAAAGCATCCTGCCGGTTACCGCTTTTTCGCATGGATTACCGCCAGCTGTTAAGCAAAAGCTGCAGCAGCTAGCGATACCGGAATCGGCAATCGGTGTATATGTCCAGGAAATCGGCCGGAATCAGCCGATTGTCACGGTCAATGCGGATGCGGCGATGAATCCGGCGTCGGTGATGAAATTGCTGACTACGTACGCCGGGCTGGAGTTGCTGGGACCGGCATATACCTGGCCGACCATGTTGTATGCCAACGGCCAGCTGGTTGACGGTGTATTGCATGGCGATCTGATCATCAAAGGGTACGGCGATCCCAAACTGGATTTGGAAAATTTCTGGTTGCTGATTCATCACTTGCGGCAAACCGGACTGCACGAAATCAAAGGCAACCTGATTCTCGATCATTCGCATTACGACATTCCCGTCGACGATCCAGGCGAATTCGACGGGCAGCCGTACCGCACCTACAATGTGCTGCCGGAGGCGTTGCTGGTCAATTACCGTACCTCGACCATTCATTTGTTTCCTGAGCCGGAGAAGAATGCCGTGCGTGTGGTGATTGATCCGTTGCCGGAATCCGTGCGGGTGCAGAATAATCTGAAGCTTACTCAAGGCAAATGCGGCGATTGGCAGAATCAGCTGATGATCGAGGTTGTCCCCGGTACTGAAGATAAAAATAATTTTACCGTGGCATTGAACGGCAGTTTTTCCCGGCGGTGCGAAAAACAGTCGTATATGCTGAGTCTGCAAGACAGCGCCGTATATACCCGCGATTTGTTCAAACGCTTGTGGGCGCAGCAAGGCGGCTTATTTCATGGCGACGTGGTGCTCGGTAAGACGCCGCAACAGTTATCGCCGCTGAAGATTTATCAGTCCCCTCCGCTCGCCGATATCATCCGCGGCATCAATAAGTTCAGTAACAATATCGCCGCGCGCCAGCTGTATCTGACACTGGGCACGGGCGATGTGGTGATCAATAATGCTCCGGCGACGCTGGCCAAATCCGAAACGGCGATCCGTCAATGGCTGGCGTCCAAGCAGCTGAATTTTTCCGAATTGGTGGTGGAAAACGGTTCCGGATTGTCGCGCAAGGAACAGATCAGCGCCCGGCATTTGGGGCAATTGCTGCTGACCGCATTTAACAGTCCGGTGATGCCGGAATTTATTTCTTCGTTGCCGATTGCCGCGGTCGATGGAACTTTGAAAAATCGTTTTACCGATACGCCGGTAAAAGGATTGGCGCACATGAAGACCGGTGCGCTCAACAATGTCCGTGCGTTGGCGGGTTATCTGCTGGATAAATCGGGGCGGCGCGTCATCATTGTTTTTTTCGTCAATCATGAGCAGGCCGGGCAATCCCGCGCCGCGATGGATACGCTGGTGCAGTGGATTTATAACCGTCCGTAG
- a CDS encoding GIY-YIG nuclease family protein produces the protein MRVPHNEVILSCSQLIGVSLVISWENLVFWVYLLRCSDGSYYTGHTDDLERRMAQYQAGECKGYIAARMPVELVWSQETATREEALSAEQQIKGWSRKKKEALIRGDWAEISRLAKSKSVRPELVEG, from the coding sequence ATGCGAGTACCGCACAACGAAGTGATTCTCTCATGTAGTCAATTAATCGGCGTTTCCTTAGTTATTTCTTGGGAGAACTTAGTGTTTTGGGTTTATCTATTGCGTTGCTCCGATGGTAGTTACTACACTGGGCATACTGATGATTTGGAACGGCGGATGGCGCAATATCAGGCTGGCGAGTGTAAAGGCTATATTGCCGCTCGCATGCCGGTTGAACTTGTTTGGTCGCAGGAAACTGCGACACGGGAAGAAGCATTATCTGCAGAACAGCAAATCAAAGGATGGAGCCGCAAAAAAAAGGAAGCGTTGATTCGAGGAGATTGGGCGGAGATTAGCCGCTTGGCAAAAAGTAAATCCGTTCGTCCTGAGCTTGTCGAAGGGTGA
- the sucD gene encoding succinate--CoA ligase subunit alpha, which translates to MSILINRNSRVMTQGITGKTGQFHTRMCRDYANGKACFVAGVNPRKPGEDFEGIPVYATVQEAKQQTGANVSVIYVPPPFAAAAIDEAVEAELDLVICITEGIPVRDMIRTRYNMQGKKTKLIGPNCPGIITPDEIKIGIMPGYIHKKGRIGVVSRSGTLTYEAVAQLMALGLGQSTCIGIGGDPVNGLKHLDVMQLFNDDDETDAVLMVGEIGGSDEEDCARWIKDNMHKPVVGFIAGVTAPPGKRMGHAGAIISGGKGTAQEKLDVMESCGIKVTRNPAEMGKLLKSVL; encoded by the coding sequence ATGTCCATTCTGATCAATCGCAACAGCCGCGTCATGACGCAAGGTATTACCGGCAAGACGGGTCAATTTCATACTCGCATGTGCCGCGATTACGCCAACGGCAAAGCCTGCTTCGTGGCCGGCGTGAATCCGCGCAAACCCGGCGAGGATTTCGAGGGTATTCCGGTGTATGCCACCGTCCAGGAAGCCAAGCAGCAAACCGGCGCGAATGTGTCGGTGATTTATGTGCCGCCGCCGTTTGCCGCCGCGGCGATCGACGAAGCGGTGGAAGCCGAGCTGGATTTGGTGATTTGCATCACCGAAGGTATTCCGGTGCGCGATATGATTCGCACGCGCTATAACATGCAGGGCAAGAAAACCAAGCTGATCGGCCCGAATTGCCCCGGCATCATCACGCCGGATGAGATCAAGATCGGTATCATGCCCGGTTATATCCATAAAAAAGGCCGCATCGGCGTGGTGTCGCGCTCCGGCACGCTGACCTATGAAGCGGTGGCGCAGTTGATGGCACTCGGGCTCGGACAATCGACCTGTATCGGCATCGGCGGCGATCCGGTCAATGGCTTGAAACATCTCGATGTCATGCAGCTGTTCAACGACGACGACGAAACCGACGCGGTGCTGATGGTCGGAGAGATCGGCGGCAGCGATGAGGAAGATTGCGCGCGTTGGATTAAGGACAACATGCACAAACCGGTGGTTGGTTTTATCGCTGGTGTTACCGCGCCGCCCGGCAAACGCATGGGACATGCCGGCGCGATCATTTCCGGCGGTAAGGGCACGGCGCAGGAGAAACTCGACGTGATGGAGTCGTGCGGCATCAAAGTCACGCGCAACCCGGCGGAGATGGGCAAGTTGTTGAAATCGGTTTTGTAA
- the sucC gene encoding ADP-forming succinate--CoA ligase subunit beta, with the protein MKIHEYQAKEILRKYGVATPQGIACFSVDEALSAAKQLGGEVWAVKAQIYAGGRGKGGGVKVARSLDEVRQRAGEILGMRLVTHQTGPEGRIVHRLFIEQGVKIDKEFYAGMVVDRRQQRVCLMASSEGGMDIEKVAAETPEKIHKVFIDPVAGLTPQQAQDIAQQIGIPASCVPQAVSLLQGLYRAFDETDASLLEINPLGLVNGNQVMALDAKMNFDDNALYRHADIVALRDLDEEDPVEIEAAKHELSYIPLDGNIGCLVNGAGLAMATMDIIKLYGGNPANFLDVGGGATAEKVTEAFKLMLCNPKLQAILVNIFGGIMKCDVIAQGVVAAAREVQLTVPLVVRLEGTNVDLGKQILADSGLPIISAADMADAAQKAVNAAGAAKASAASVTCKCQS; encoded by the coding sequence ATGAAAATCCACGAATACCAAGCCAAGGAAATTTTACGCAAGTACGGTGTGGCGACACCGCAAGGCATCGCGTGTTTTAGCGTCGACGAGGCGTTGAGTGCCGCCAAGCAGTTGGGCGGCGAGGTCTGGGCGGTGAAGGCGCAGATTTATGCCGGTGGGCGCGGTAAGGGCGGCGGCGTGAAGGTGGCGCGGTCGCTGGACGAGGTGCGGCAGCGTGCGGGTGAGATACTGGGCATGCGGCTGGTGACGCATCAAACCGGGCCGGAGGGGCGGATCGTGCACCGCTTGTTCATCGAGCAGGGGGTGAAGATCGACAAGGAATTCTACGCCGGCATGGTGGTCGACCGGCGTCAGCAGCGTGTGTGTTTGATGGCGAGTTCCGAAGGCGGCATGGATATCGAGAAAGTCGCCGCCGAGACGCCGGAAAAAATTCATAAAGTGTTTATCGATCCGGTTGCGGGCTTGACACCGCAACAAGCGCAAGACATCGCGCAACAAATCGGCATTCCCGCGTCGTGCGTGCCGCAAGCGGTCAGTTTGCTGCAAGGATTGTACCGGGCATTCGATGAAACCGATGCATCGCTGCTGGAAATCAATCCGTTGGGGTTGGTGAACGGCAATCAGGTGATGGCGCTCGACGCTAAAATGAATTTCGACGACAACGCGTTGTACCGCCATGCCGACATTGTGGCGCTACGCGATCTGGACGAGGAAGATCCGGTCGAGATCGAGGCCGCAAAACACGAGCTGTCGTACATCCCGCTCGACGGTAATATCGGTTGTTTGGTGAACGGCGCCGGGCTGGCGATGGCGACGATGGACATCATCAAGCTGTACGGCGGCAATCCGGCGAATTTTCTCGATGTCGGCGGCGGCGCGACAGCGGAAAAAGTCACCGAAGCGTTCAAGTTGATGCTGTGCAATCCCAAATTGCAGGCGATTCTGGTGAATATTTTCGGCGGCATCATGAAATGCGATGTGATCGCGCAAGGCGTAGTCGCCGCGGCGCGTGAGGTGCAATTGACCGTGCCGCTGGTGGTGCGGCTGGAAGGCACCAATGTCGATCTCGGTAAGCAGATTCTCGCCGATTCCGGTCTGCCAATCATTTCGGCGGCGGATATGGCCGATGCCGCGCAGAAGGCGGTCAACGCGGCCGGTGCGGCCAAAGCCAGCGCCGCCAGTGTTACTTGCAAATGTCAGTCTTAA
- the apaG gene encoding Co2+/Mg2+ efflux protein ApaG produces the protein MTEEKKYEIDVTVRTVYLPDQSDEEAERHVFAYTITIANNGTVATQLISRHWIINNGDGTSQEVRGLGVVGEQPLLKPGDSFEYTSGTVISTSVGSMKGSYQMAAEDGYHFDVAIPEFILSAPRTLH, from the coding sequence ATGACCGAAGAGAAGAAGTATGAAATTGATGTCACTGTCCGCACGGTATATCTGCCCGATCAATCGGATGAAGAAGCGGAACGGCATGTATTCGCTTATACCATTACCATCGCCAATAACGGCACGGTCGCTACGCAACTGATCAGCCGCCATTGGATCATTAACAATGGCGACGGCACCAGCCAGGAAGTGCGCGGATTGGGTGTCGTGGGCGAGCAGCCCTTGCTGAAGCCGGGTGATAGCTTTGAATACACCAGCGGCACGGTCATTTCGACCTCTGTCGGATCGATGAAAGGAAGCTATCAGATGGCGGCGGAAGACGGTTATCACTTCGATGTGGCGATACCGGAATTCATTCTCAGCGCGCCGAGAACGTTGCATTAG
- the gloA gene encoding lactoylglutathione lyase, protein MRILHTMLRVGNLDKSLAFYTQVLGMKLLRRKEYPDGRFTLAFIGYQDETDGTVLELTHNWDTPSYNLGEGYGHIAIEVEDAYQACENVKKLNGKVTREAGPMKHGTTVIAFIEDPDGYKIEFIQKKQPGQ, encoded by the coding sequence ATGCGCATTTTGCATACCATGCTGCGCGTCGGTAACCTCGACAAGTCTCTGGCGTTTTACACACAGGTTTTAGGTATGAAACTGCTGCGCCGCAAAGAGTATCCCGACGGCAGATTTACGCTGGCTTTTATCGGTTATCAGGATGAGACGGACGGCACCGTGCTGGAACTGACGCACAATTGGGATACACCCTCGTACAACCTGGGTGAAGGCTACGGCCACATCGCCATTGAAGTCGAGGATGCTTATCAGGCGTGCGAGAACGTCAAAAAACTGAACGGTAAGGTCACGCGCGAAGCGGGTCCGATGAAGCATGGCACAACAGTCATCGCATTTATCGAAGATCCCGATGGATACAAAATCGAATTCATCCAGAAAAAACAACCCGGTCAATAA
- a CDS encoding phosphoglycolate phosphatase, producing the protein MNLSLSSNANAPARKIESPLPVKVIMIDLDGTLLDTAEDLALSANLMLKDLNMPEQSTATIRSYIGKGIQKLVKRTLTGQLDGEPDAALFAKALPIYEKHYADNLSLNTRPYPGVVEGVEALQQAGFKLACITNKAEAFTLPLLRATGLFDKFEIILSGDSLPKKKPDPMPLTHICKHFNTQPHEALLIGDSLNDAIAARAAGCHVFCVTYGYNEGRNVYELDCDAIVESLVDASKLIKKLP; encoded by the coding sequence ATGAACCTAAGTCTCTCTAGCAACGCAAACGCCCCGGCAAGGAAAATAGAATCTCCGTTGCCGGTCAAAGTCATCATGATCGATCTGGACGGCACGCTGCTCGACACCGCCGAGGATCTCGCGTTATCCGCAAACCTGATGCTGAAAGATCTGAACATGCCGGAGCAGTCGACGGCAACGATCCGTTCGTATATCGGCAAAGGCATACAGAAACTGGTCAAACGCACCTTGACCGGTCAGCTCGATGGTGAACCGGATGCTGCTCTGTTTGCCAAAGCGCTGCCGATTTATGAAAAGCACTACGCGGACAATCTGAGTCTGAACACGCGCCCCTATCCCGGTGTGGTCGAAGGTGTCGAAGCGTTGCAGCAAGCGGGTTTCAAACTGGCTTGCATCACCAATAAAGCGGAAGCTTTCACGCTCCCGCTGCTGCGCGCCACCGGATTGTTCGACAAATTTGAAATCATCTTGTCGGGCGACAGTTTGCCCAAGAAAAAACCGGATCCGATGCCGCTGACGCATATCTGCAAACACTTCAATACGCAGCCGCACGAAGCATTGTTGATCGGCGATTCGCTCAATGATGCCATTGCCGCGCGCGCGGCCGGTTGTCACGTGTTCTGCGTAACCTACGGTTATAACGAAGGACGCAATGTGTACGAACTGGATTGCGACGCCATCGTCGAGTCGCTGGTGGATGCGTCGAAATTGATTAAAAAATTGCCCTGA
- a CDS encoding rubredoxin: MPTEENREFNRYMCLICGYIYDEALGSPDEGIAPGTRWEDVPINWTCPECGARKEDFEMVKI, from the coding sequence ATGCCTACCGAAGAGAATCGTGAATTCAATCGTTATATGTGCTTAATTTGCGGCTACATCTATGATGAAGCCCTAGGATCTCCGGATGAAGGCATTGCGCCGGGCACGCGCTGGGAAGATGTGCCGATCAACTGGACATGTCCGGAATGCGGCGCACGCAAAGAAGATTTTGAAATGGTGAAAATCTAA
- the rpe gene encoding ribulose-phosphate 3-epimerase, producing the protein MYRLAPSILSANFAKLGQEITDVIDSGADIVHFDVMDNHYVPNLTIGPLVCEAIRPVTDALIDVHLMVEPVDRIIPDFAKAGANIISFHPEASNHIDRTIGLIKEQGCKAGLVFNPATPLYYLDHVLDKLDLILIMSVNPGFGGQKFIPEALNKLRAVRKRIDASGKDIMLEIDGGVKVDNIAEIARAGADTFVAGSAVYQAGKDSDPHRYDSIVAAFRAELAKV; encoded by the coding sequence ATGTACCGCCTAGCACCTAGCATTCTATCCGCCAATTTCGCCAAACTTGGTCAAGAAATTACCGATGTCATTGATTCAGGCGCGGATATCGTTCACTTCGACGTGATGGACAATCACTACGTGCCGAATCTGACGATCGGCCCATTGGTTTGCGAAGCCATCCGCCCGGTCACCGATGCCCTGATCGATGTGCATCTGATGGTCGAGCCGGTGGATCGTATTATTCCTGACTTCGCCAAAGCCGGCGCCAACATCATTTCATTTCACCCGGAAGCATCCAATCACATCGACCGTACCATCGGCTTGATCAAGGAACAAGGTTGCAAAGCGGGATTGGTATTCAATCCGGCCACTCCGCTGTATTACTTGGATCACGTCCTCGACAAACTGGATTTGATTCTGATCATGTCGGTCAATCCGGGCTTCGGCGGACAAAAATTCATTCCTGAAGCGCTGAACAAACTGCGCGCGGTTAGAAAACGCATCGACGCCAGCGGCAAAGACATCATGCTGGAAATCGACGGTGGCGTGAAAGTTGACAACATCGCCGAAATCGCCCGTGCCGGCGCCGATACTTTTGTCGCGGGATCGGCTGTTTATCAAGCCGGCAAGGATTCCGATCCGCATCGCTACGATTCCATCGTGGCCGCATTCCGCGCTGAATTGGCCAAAGTTTAA
- a CDS encoding CBS domain-containing protein: protein MMNEYKSLSVQYLTGTVQISKPASPNPVTFDSPAFEVMTDLRKIHAAVIAPGIPMEIANTYMMQRGVRTLLVVNDDNSLAGIITATDILSEKPMRFIQERGVKHNEILVMDMMTPLEKLEAIPLEEVAHARVGNIVASLRESGRLHALAIDDNTIGLPRICGIFSWTQIEKQLGTVIPPNNVAKSFAEIESTLIAG, encoded by the coding sequence ATGATGAATGAATATAAATCGCTTTCTGTGCAGTATTTGACAGGTACCGTGCAGATATCCAAACCCGCCTCACCCAATCCGGTAACGTTCGATTCACCCGCATTTGAAGTTATGACCGATTTGCGCAAAATACACGCCGCTGTTATTGCGCCCGGCATTCCAATGGAAATTGCGAATACCTACATGATGCAGCGCGGTGTGCGCACTTTGCTGGTCGTGAACGACGATAATTCCTTGGCGGGGATTATCACGGCAACCGATATTCTGAGTGAAAAACCGATGCGTTTCATTCAGGAAAGGGGCGTTAAACACAACGAGATTCTGGTGATGGATATGATGACGCCGCTGGAAAAGCTGGAAGCCATTCCACTGGAAGAAGTGGCGCACGCGCGGGTCGGCAATATCGTCGCCAGCTTACGCGAGAGCGGCCGGTTGCATGCGTTGGCGATCGATGACAACACCATCGGATTGCCGCGGATTTGCGGTATTTTCTCTTGGACGCAAATCGAGAAACAGCTCGGAACCGTCATTCCGCCCAATAATGTTGCAAAGAGCTTTGCCGAAATCGAGTCGACATTGATTGCCGGCTAA
- a CDS encoding SAM-dependent methyltransferase, which yields MSGKLYLIPAPISQESIDWVLPAEVQRRIAELSYFIVEQPKTARQFLKQLDLNRPLQDLQMQTLNEHTLVKELPLLLEPILAGHDAGLLSEAGCPAVADPGAELVRLAHKNHIAVTPLVGPSSILLALMASGLNGQRFAFHGYLPVESAVRASKIVELERLSVRLKQTQIFIEAPYRNQKLLEQLVTVCSDDTDLCIASNLTFASEKVMTKPVKEWRRSLPDINKIPAIFLLLG from the coding sequence ATGAGCGGAAAACTGTATTTGATCCCGGCTCCAATCAGTCAGGAAAGCATCGATTGGGTTTTGCCCGCTGAAGTTCAGCGCCGTATTGCGGAATTATCGTATTTCATCGTCGAACAACCCAAAACGGCGCGGCAATTTCTCAAACAGCTCGACCTCAATCGGCCATTGCAAGATTTGCAGATGCAAACGCTGAACGAGCATACCTTGGTCAAGGAGTTGCCGCTATTGCTTGAGCCGATATTGGCGGGGCACGATGCGGGCTTGTTGTCGGAAGCGGGGTGTCCGGCGGTGGCGGACCCGGGTGCGGAGTTAGTCCGCTTGGCGCATAAGAATCATATTGCGGTGACGCCGTTGGTCGGCCCGTCCTCCATTTTACTGGCATTGATGGCTTCGGGTTTGAACGGGCAACGGTTTGCTTTTCATGGATACTTGCCGGTTGAAAGCGCGGTGCGCGCCAGCAAGATAGTGGAGTTGGAGAGGCTATCGGTTCGTTTGAAACAAACACAGATTTTTATCGAAGCGCCTTACCGCAACCAGAAATTGCTCGAGCAATTGGTTACCGTATGCAGCGATGATACGGATTTATGTATTGCGAGCAACTTGACATTTGCCAGTGAAAAAGTGATGACCAAGCCGGTTAAGGAATGGCGGCGCTCATTGCCGGATATCAACAAGATACCGGCAATTTTTTTATTGCTGGGATAG
- a CDS encoding SagB/ThcOx family dehydrogenase: MHTFGKFVLGMMGQLRPKPAVGDAATAIALPPPEKHGGIPLMDALAKRHSSREFASDPLSLPLLSNLLWAAYGINREDGGRTAPSALNAQEIDIYVALPSGAYRYDATANVLALVAASDVRRITGYQDFVDEAPLDLVYVADYTRLNRVPFSQRESYASVAAGAIAQNVYLFAASNNLVTVLRAWIDRAAIAEALGLTHDQQVLLSQTVGF, from the coding sequence ATGCATACCTTCGGCAAATTCGTACTCGGTATGATGGGACAATTGCGGCCAAAACCGGCTGTGGGAGATGCTGCAACGGCGATAGCGCTGCCGCCGCCCGAGAAACACGGCGGCATTCCCTTGATGGATGCACTGGCCAAGCGCCATTCGTCACGCGAATTCGCGTCCGATCCTTTGTCGTTACCGTTGCTATCCAATCTATTGTGGGCGGCGTACGGCATCAACCGGGAAGATGGCGGCCGCACTGCGCCTTCCGCGCTCAACGCGCAGGAAATCGATATTTATGTGGCGCTGCCGTCCGGCGCTTACCGCTACGATGCGACAGCGAATGTGCTAGCACTGGTTGCAGCCAGCGATGTGCGGCGCATCACCGGGTATCAGGATTTCGTCGACGAAGCTCCGCTCGATCTGGTATATGTCGCCGATTACACACGCCTGAACCGAGTGCCGTTCAGCCAGCGCGAATCGTACGCCTCGGTAGCCGCAGGCGCCATCGCGCAAAATGTGTACTTGTTCGCAGCGAGTAACAACCTGGTAACCGTGCTGCGCGCCTGGATCGACCGTGCGGCAATTGCCGAAGCGCTGGGATTGACGCATGATCAGCAGGTGCTGCTGTCGCAGACGGTGGGGTTTTAA
- a CDS encoding anthranilate synthase component I, producing MTEAEFNQLAEQGYNRIPVVLETFADLDTPLSIYLKLANQPYSYLLESVQGGERFGRFSIIGLPATTRIEARGNAVTTIDQDSAETVTVDNPLIFVESYLAQFNAAPCPAGKSRFCGGLAGYFSYDTVRYIERKLQGHAKPDVLNTPDMLLLLSEELAVVDNLSGKLYLIVYVDPHSQDAYQTGQKRLRALLAKLRQPVTIPTGQAVASAAAISEFPEADFKAAVERAKRYIYDGDIMQVVLSQRTSKPFNASPLALYRALRSLNPSPYMFFYHFDDFHVVGASPEILVRLESGTVTVRPIAGTRPRGKNPQQDAELAADLLADPKEIAEHVMLMDLGRNDIGRVAQTGTVKVTEKMQIENYSHVMHIVSNVEGKLKPELSAIDVLRATFPAGTVSGAPKVRAMEIIDELEVSKRGVYAGAVGYLGFNGDMDLAIAIRTAVIKDGKLHVQAGAGIVADSVPQNEWVETQNKAKAVLRAAEIAESGLDSKI from the coding sequence ATGACCGAAGCCGAATTCAACCAGCTCGCCGAACAAGGATACAACCGCATTCCGGTTGTGCTGGAAACTTTTGCCGATCTCGATACCCCGCTCTCCATCTATCTGAAACTGGCTAACCAGCCCTATTCTTATTTGCTGGAATCGGTGCAAGGCGGCGAGCGTTTCGGCCGGTTCTCGATCATCGGCTTACCGGCAACGACGCGTATCGAAGCGCGTGGAAATGCGGTAACCACGATCGATCAAGATTCAGCGGAAACCGTCACGGTCGACAATCCGCTGATTTTTGTCGAATCCTATCTGGCGCAATTCAATGCGGCGCCCTGCCCGGCAGGAAAATCCCGTTTCTGCGGCGGCCTGGCCGGTTATTTCTCTTACGATACCGTTCGTTACATCGAGCGCAAATTGCAAGGTCACGCCAAGCCGGATGTCCTCAATACGCCGGATATGTTGCTGCTATTGTCGGAAGAACTGGCGGTGGTGGACAATTTGTCCGGTAAGCTGTATCTGATCGTTTACGTCGATCCGCACAGTCAAGACGCTTATCAAACCGGGCAAAAACGCTTAAGAGCTTTGCTGGCAAAATTGCGTCAGCCGGTTACGATCCCAACCGGACAAGCGGTTGCTTCCGCCGCCGCAATTTCCGAGTTTCCCGAGGCGGATTTCAAAGCCGCGGTCGAACGCGCCAAACGCTATATTTATGACGGCGACATCATGCAAGTAGTGTTGTCGCAACGCACCAGCAAGCCTTTCAACGCATCGCCGCTGGCGTTATACCGCGCTTTACGCAGTCTCAATCCGTCACCGTACATGTTCTTTTATCATTTCGACGACTTTCACGTCGTCGGCGCTTCCCCGGAAATTCTAGTGCGCCTTGAAAGCGGTACCGTCACCGTGCGACCAATTGCAGGCACCCGTCCGCGCGGTAAGAATCCACAGCAAGACGCCGAACTGGCGGCCGATCTGCTGGCCGATCCGAAAGAAATCGCCGAGCATGTCATGCTGATGGATTTGGGTCGCAACGACATTGGCCGCGTCGCACAAACCGGAACGGTCAAGGTGACGGAAAAAATGCAGATTGAAAACTACTCGCACGTCATGCACATCGTTTCCAACGTAGAAGGTAAATTAAAACCGGAACTCAGCGCCATCGACGTGCTGCGCGCGACCTTCCCGGCCGGCACCGTCAGTGGTGCCCCCAAAGTGCGCGCGATGGAAATCATCGACGAACTGGAAGTCTCTAAGCGCGGTGTGTACGCCGGCGCAGTCGGCTATCTCGGATTCAACGGCGACATGGATTTGGCCATAGCCATCCGCACCGCGGTCATCAAAGATGGCAAACTGCATGTCCAGGCGGGCGCTGGCATCGTCGCCGATTCCGTGCCGCAAAACGAATGGGTAGAAACGCAAAACAAAGCCAAAGCCGTTCTTCGCGCCGCAGAAATTGCCGAGAGCGGATTGGATAGTAAAATCTAA
- a CDS encoding nucleotidyltransferase domain-containing protein — MLNLDESYRHTSKPDVRLSAKEIEIIRATVHRLLGDGLRIRIFGSRARLDEKGGDIDILIETDQKLNDRIASACRLTSQLQMQLGDQKIDVIIIDPETREQPIHQIARQTGVML, encoded by the coding sequence GTGCTTAATCTTGATGAGTCCTATCGCCACACTTCCAAGCCGGATGTCAGATTGTCGGCCAAGGAAATCGAGATCATCCGTGCGACAGTGCATCGTTTGCTCGGAGATGGCCTGCGTATTCGCATTTTCGGCTCCAGAGCGCGGTTGGACGAGAAGGGCGGGGATATCGATATCTTGATCGAGACGGATCAAAAATTGAATGATCGTATTGCCAGCGCATGCCGGTTAACCAGCCAATTACAAATGCAGCTTGGCGATCAGAAAATCGATGTCATCATCATTGACCCAGAGACACGGGAACAACCAATCCATCAAATCGCGCGCCAAACCGGTGTAATGTTGTGA